In Alphaproteobacteria bacterium, the genomic window CATGAGCCGGCATCGGGCCTGCGAATCGGCCTTGGCTATAACGGTCGCGGGATCGCGATGGCGACGGAGATGGGTCGTTTGCTTGCCAAGCGGACTCTCGGCGCTGCCAAGACAGAGATCGACTTTCCGATCACCGGGATCAAACCCATGCCGTTCCATTCCCTCTGGCCCGCCTATGTGGAGGCGCGGCTTTACTTCGGCATTCTTCGAGGCTGGCTCGTGGATCGATGACGCGCGATGGAGCCGTCGGACGGGATATTGAAATGCGCGGACACCTCCGCCGGTCGCGGCGGTGATTGCTGGATGGTCGACTTCGGAATTGTTTACTTCACACGCGCACCCGAAACTTGATGGCTCATCGGCCCCGTTTCGACCCGGATGCGCCGGGCTCACCGGAAAAGAAGGTGCGAAGGATCTGGCTAACCGTGTCCGGCGCTTCGACAAGGATCGAATGGCGTAAGCCGGGCAGAATTTGTAGCACCGCGCGTGGAATGCGCTCAGCCATCAAGCGCGCCATGCGAGGATTGGACCCGATATCGTGCTCGCCGGTCATCACCAAGGTCTCGGCGGCGATTTCGTGAAGGCGCTCGGCAAAGTCGGTGAGCGCGAGGACGCGATAGGCGGCGGCATAGCATGCGGGGTCGTTGGCCCGATTGCGCATCGCAAGCGTCTCTATCAAATCCGGATTGGCCCGTCGAAAATCGTCGGTGAACCATCGCTCCAAGGATTTGCGGAAGTAGTCGCCAGGAATGCCCGATGCGACCATGTCGAGCCGTTCGACGACGCGCGCTTTCTCTTGCGGGGTGCGACCGGCGACCGTGCTGATCAGCGCGAGTTTGCGGAGTTGGTTCGGGTGCGTCATGGCGAATGCCTGGGCAACCAGGCCGCCGAGCGAGAATCCGGCCACGTGGCAGCCACCGAAATCGAGCGATTCGATCAGCGCGCGCAAATCCTCGGCGAAATCATCGATGTGATAAGGCCCCGGCACCTTTTCCGACTCGCCATGTCCCCTCAGGTCATAGCGTAGCAACCGGAAGCGATCGCGCAGCCGAGCGGCAACGCCATCCCACGCCTCGAGTTGGTTGCCGACGCCGTGGATGAGCACGAGTGGCGCACCCTCACCCTCGAGCATGTAGCGGATGCCGATGTCGTTTGCGCGGATCATGACGCTCGTCATGGGAATATGCGCGCCGTCACGCCGGGCGGTCGCCTTCCGCCGTTACGCGATGCATGACGCGACGGTGGCCGTGATAGTCGTTGATCGCGTGGTGCATGACGCATCGATTGTCCCAAAAGGCGAGGCTATTGACGCTCCATCGATAGCGGCACGTAAATTCCGGCCGAACCGCGTGACGCCACAGAAACTCGAGCAAGCTCCGGCTCTCGTCTTCCGTCCAGCCGCTGAAGCGCACCGTGTATAAGGGGTTGACATAGAGCGCCTTGCGCGCGGTCTCCGGATGGGTGCGCACGACCGGATGCTCGGTCTCGATCCGGGTCGCCTGTTGCATCGCCGCGTCGTTGCGCAGGCGCATGGTCCGGTGCGCCCCGAAATTTCCTGCCGCAATCGCCTGATTGTAAGCCAGGGGATTATGGACCGCCTTCATGCCATCGAGCATGCCGCGCAAACCCGGCGACAGCGTCTCATAGGCAAGGTACTGGTTGGCGAACAATGTGTCGCCGCCGTAGGGTGGCACCTCGAGCGCGTAGAGAAACGAGCTAAGCGGCGGCTTCTCGAGATACGAGTTATCGGAATGCCAACCCTCGCCGAAAAGCAGCTTTTCGTGG contains:
- a CDS encoding alpha/beta fold hydrolase; translated protein: MIRANDIGIRYMLEGEGAPLVLIHGVGNQLEAWDGVAARLRDRFRLLRYDLRGHGESEKVPGPYHIDDFAEDLRALIESLDFGGCHVAGFSLGGLVAQAFAMTHPNQLRKLALISTVAGRTPQEKARVVERLDMVASGIPGDYFRKSLERWFTDDFRRANPDLIETLAMRNRANDPACYAAAYRVLALTDFAERLHEIAAETLVMTGEHDIGSNPRMARLMAERIPRAVLQILPGLRHSILVEAPDTVSQILRTFFSGEPGASGSKRGR
- a CDS encoding TauD/TfdA family dioxygenase, which codes for MGYRTIDVAPLSGSIGAEVRGVDLAAELSQDTFADVHNAFLEHLVLVFPDQHLAPPQQIAFARRLGPVMVDPFIESAAELPELMVVVKDTHEKLLFGEGWHSDNSYLEKPPLSSFLYALEVPPYGGDTLFANQYLAYETLSPGLRGMLDGMKAVHNPLAYNQAIAAGNFGAHRTMRLRNDAAMQQATRIETEHPVVRTHPETARKALYVNPLYTVRFSGWTEDESRSLLEFLWRHAVRPEFTCRYRWSVNSLAFWDNRCVMHHAINDYHGHRRVMHRVTAEGDRPA